AAAAATACGGGGCTAATAATTTCTCCTTCGAGGTGGTCGAGACGCTTGACCCTGTCGATGATCCGAACCACGATTATGTGGGTGAGCTGAAGGTGCTCGAGGACATGATTCTGGATAAATTACAGCCATACGGCGAGAAAGGATACAACACAGCGAAAAAATGACGGTGATGATGCCGGCAACCGTTTTCAGAGAAAGGACAAATGATGGCAACCCGGTTCAATATGGTGGGATTGTTCGTAAACGATCTTCGGAAAATGGTCGCTTTTTACCGCGATGTGCTCGGCCTCGAAATCGAATGGGACGGCAAGGGGCCCTATGCGGAATTCAACCATGAAGGAATCCGTTTCGCGATGTACGAGCGCAGGATGCTGCCGGAGCTGCTCGGGCAGACACCCTCATATACGACCGGACTCAACGGAACGTTCGAGCTTGCGATCATGCTGCCATTGTCCGGGGATGTCGATAACGAGTTCCGGCGCATTACCGGAGCCGGAGCGACGCCGGTCTACGGGCCGCGCGACGAGCCATGGGGCATGCGTTCATCGATGGTCGCCGATCCCGAGGGAAACCTCATTGAAATCGGGTCGTTGAACACGAGGGCGGGAAATGCCTGAGTAAAAGATTCGATATTCCCGAACGCGCTTTTTTAATCGGGATTATTTCCGAAAATACTGAACCGTAAAAACACAACGGCACACAGAGACATGATGGATTCCCGTTTTCACGGGAATGACACTATACCGTGAAAATCATCTGTTTTTCGGTTTTATGCCTGATGATATGGATAATTTCGCAGGTCACAGGCAATCAGATACAAAAAAATCAGGGTGACGACATACATGTCACCCTGATTTCATTTCCGGGTTTACCGCACAGTTTATCACAGTCGAGCGTTTCAGGATAATAATGGAGTCTACCCGTGTTCCACCGATTTCTCAGAATGAAAGCCCGACGGTGAGTGTGATGTATGTGGTGCTTGTATCCTCGTTGTCGATCCACGTGTACGAAGGCATGGCAAAGATATTCAAAGAAGGAAGCAATGTTAACGCCGCACCGGCGCCGACATTGAATCCGAGTTTGTTTTCAGAATCGACGCCGGAAATACTCGAACTTAACCGGAACAAGCCGACGCCAGCCTGTACGAAAGCATAGCCCACGAGCGGAAGACCCATCTGATACCGCGCCGAGGGAACGACTTCGATTATAGAAAAGTTCTCGTCATCAATGTTTTTATAAGGAAACCGGTTGTAACCCACATGACCGCCGAACTTGAGCGGCATCATGGGAAGTCCGACAAACGCATTGGCGCTTCCGCCGATACCGGTTTTAAAAACATCACCAAAATCACCGGACGGCATGGGGACGTTGACACCCACTTCCATGGACAGTCCGGGAAGGGCCAAAGCAGAACCTGCGCAGAAACATGTCACCATCATAACGAGCACCGGAACCAGTACCTTTTTCATGCCGTTCCTCCGTTTTGAGACGGTTGAGTGTGTGAGTAACAATTTATCATGCATATCTTATTTCACTACAAAAGCTGAAAGAACCCGTCTACTGAATTTCGAGATAATCCTTGTCCGGCAGTTTCGGGAACGGATTATGCGGCTCCGTCTGGTACCAGAACGCCACCGAGGATATATCGTCCTGGAGCGGCAGATACCGTCCCCCCGAGCGCCAGCCGAGCGCCTGGATGGTAACCTTCAGGTCTTTCTCGAACCGGACCGGGTCCATGATGTGCCACCGGTACAGACCGAAGCGCGTATTGGCCACGTAGAGACCGTCCGGACGAATCACCTGCGGCATGCCGGTATAGGGCGTCGTGAATTCCCGGTAATTGTCCTTGCCGTTCTGATCTTTGGCAATGAAGCAGTATGAACCGCAGAAATAATCCTCGGTGCCGGTGCCGCAGATGGTCGGGAACGCAGTGTCGCCGTCCATGAAGAACTTGATCTCGCCTTCGCCCCACCAGCCGTCGTTGTTCACACTCCAGCACATGTAGGTTCCCACATACTGGCCCCAGCCTTTTATACTGTCCACGATCGTATAGACATCCTTATAGGGCAGGGGATTGGTGCGCCTGAACTGGGCATGGAAGTATGCGGCGTCCTGAGGAACATCGGTGAGCGTGTAATTTATCTGGTAGTAGAGGGTGCACTGGTTTTCGCCGATGTTCTCCATGGTGATTTTCGCCGACTTCCGGAAGGGCATCTCCCAGTAGCAGTTGAACGCGCTGCCGGGATTGACGCAGATCGGCAGGGACGATACCTGAGCGTACTTGCCCCAGCCGCAGGCAAAAAAGTCGCCGACCGGGCACTCGACCGAGGGCTCCTTCTCGCCATCCCAGTAGAAGCGCAGGATCATGTACCGCCAGGTGCCCGCGGGTGTCATCCATATCTGCTGAATGGCGCCGGGGCCCTGTATTTCGCCAAGGGTGAAGGTTTCACTCGGCTTGATATGGATATAGGGATTGACTTTCCAGCCCTGGCCGAGGTCGCGGGCCGCGTTGGAAGCGGTGCCATCGCCGACTTTCGCCATGCCGGCTTTTCCTTTTTCGCCGGTCAGGTTTTCCGGGCTGATGGAGCGCGTCCTGGCTTTCGAAAGCCGCGCCAGATTGCCGAGATTCATGTTGAGGCCGTTGAACTCCTCCGCAAACAGGCTGCCGGCAAAAACAATCACAGCCAGAGTAAAAACCACGGCAGCATAATACTTTTTCATACAGATACCTCCCTTGTTGAGCATGTATGACTGACGGTGTATTCGTTACGGTATAATACAACACGTATTTTCATAAAACAACATCAAATGATTTGCAGAGAATACGGGAAAAAACAAGCGGAGGGGGATCACTCCCGGTATTGAAAAGCAGTTCCGGTGTCAGGAAAGTCTATCAGTCTCTTTGTCTCTTTATCCCTCAAGCTTCAATCATTCAGTTGACATTGTCGATGAGATAGAGAACTCCGTACGGGCATGCAAAAACCGGTGTATATCCCGGATATTTCTGTATCTTTTCAACCATGAATTTAATTGTCGGGCATGTTCTTACAACAAGATCATCGACCCAGAAAAACCGCGCCTTTTCATTGTATGCGAACTCAAAAAGATCCTCAAAATATTCCAGATTAGTGGGAAACATGATGAACCGGAGACCCGAATAATAACAGAGATGCGGTCGCCGCGCGATAATTCCACAGCTGCTGTCGAAGTTATAGGCTTTTACGATACGGGCGGCACCAAAAATTTCCACCGGATCATGAACGACGCTGTAATGGGTTTTGATATCCAGATAGCCCTGATAGAATTTCAGGATAACCAGAACAAGGGCGACGGCAAAGAGCACGCTGCTTTTTCGAAACCTCCCCTGCCGTTTATCGGCCCGTTTTATGAGGTACATAAGGGGAACGAACAGGAGAATCGCATAAAAAGGGATTCTGAAAAAAGCGAACCGAATATTGTAATGAATGAGGGCCAGCGCGGCAAAATGGAAAAGGGGAAACGAGAAAAACGCCCACTGCGCACCGGTAAAGCAGAGACGTTTTTTTATCAGAAGGACGACGAGAACGGCTGCCCCAGCAATAATGAGAATACCGAACGGCAATCCGATGAGCTCACGGATATCCTGAATAAAATATGTGTATGCGTTTATGCCTGTATTCTTAAAGAAAAACAGGGGATCGAGCCGTATGAGACCGGTAAAGCTGTTGACCGTTTCAAGCTGTTCCTTTGGAATATGGGTATACTGGAGTTTTAAAACATACAGGCCGGACCGGTCAATGGGGGTGCCTTTTAAAATCCAGTTGGGTATGTACCACGGAAGGCCGAACAGAATTGAAGACCCCATAAAGAGACCGGCGTTTTTACCGGTTGTTTTTATTCCCTTCCCGCGAAAATCCATGAGGATAATGCTGAGAAGCCCGGCAGGATAGAGGAAAACGGTATTGTTACGGGTCAGATATGCCAGACACGCAAACAGACCCGCAAGCACAAGGGAGGCGGTGCTGCGCTCCCGGGCAAGCAGGAAATACACGGCGAGAAACGAAAAGAGAACCGATACCATGTCGGTTCCAACACTGAAAGTGTAAAGTAAAAACGCGAAGGTCGAGATAGTGAAAATGGTGGTGAGAACGGCTTCCCGTGTTCCGAAGAGACGGCGCATGACGAGAAGCATCACCCAGATGCTCCCCCCGGCCGCAAGGACATTCAGGATGAGACCGGCGCGGAAATATTCGCCGAACATGAGCCTGAAGAGCGCGAGAAGAATATAGTAGAGCGGGCCTTTGAATCCGAAATTATCGAGCGATATATCCCCGGCGAGCAGTTTTTTGGTATTGAATGCAAAATCGGCATAAAAATCGGTCTCGACCTCGTACCCGCCGATACGGTGATAGGTGAGCGACAGGACGAGCATGACCACCGTATAGGCGCCGGCAACAAACACGACAGGAAAGATCGATCTGTCAGCGCCGCCGGGTAATTCAGAAGGCGCGACGGTTGCGTTCCGTGAGGGATGAACCGTATGAACGGCTTTCGATTTTCTTCTCTTCATCAGACAGGCCGGGTGATATTACCGTGTTTTACTGACATAAACCGGTTATATCATTGATAATGGATCGAGGTTAAATTGGCAAGGGTATTTTGAGAATATATTTTCGACCGATTATCCTTTCATCGCTTCGAGACGCCGGATGTACTCCGTGAACACGAGAAACGAGTTCTCCACACAGTCCTCGTGGACGGTTTCGGCGGTGTCCTCGGGACGGTGGTAGACCGGAAGCGTCAGGTCGTCGTAGCCGCGGCTGTTCATGTTGACCGCACGTGCTCCCGAATCGCGGAACGGCGCATTGTCAAGGATATAGCCATCCTCGTCCGAAAACCGGGGCGTCCCGTTGATTTTCAGGTCTTCATTGATTGTACGGAGCATCTCCCTGAGCTCACTGTCGAGCGAGGTAACCCACAGGTTGGGGCCATAGGTGAGCGAATCGAAGTTCGTGATGAATTTTATGTTACCGAGCGTGCCCTCCTGCCTGCGGCGCTCCGCGTAGTGTCTGGCGCCAAGGAGACCGTACTCCTCGCCATCCGTGGCAACAAAGGTGAGGGTGTGTTTCGGTTTCGTTCCTGAAAAGGCATGGGCCATCATGATCATGACAAGCGCCGAGGCGGTGTTGTCGTTGGCGCCGGGGCTGGTGTAAACGGTATCGGCATGGGCAAGGAACAGGATTTCATCGCTGCTCGTTCCGGGAATAGTCGCTGCAACGTTGCAGCCGGGCATGCCGGGAACAAATCTGACCTGGGCGACAGCGCGGACCGGAGTTTTATCCGCTGCCGCAGAGTCGAGAACGGGGATATCCTGCTTCCCGATGCCGAAACCTGTCAGCGACCCCACGGACGCAAATCCTGGAATGGCACGACCATATGGGCTCACTGCGATAGTAGCAATAATTTTACCGGATACCTCGTCAGCAATCACATATCCGCCAGCCTCGGTCCTCCTGATGATACCATAGATACCCTCGGGAGACGTGCCCGCGCAGCCGTGACGGGGGACGGCTTCGAGGCTCGTCTCGCCCACGAAAAACTCCGGTTTCCCGACAAGCTCCCATTTCTCGAAAGTATAACGGTCGAAATCGGTCAGGGGAATACCGGCTTTCAGCTCATCCCGTATAATCGTCGCGGCTCTTTCCATTTCCGGGGTGCCTGTCGTGTGTGGTCCGATGTCGGTGCAGAGCCGCCCGAGCATGTTTTTCAGGTATTGAGCCCGTTTTTCGGGTGTATCGACAAGGCGCCGGGTGTTTTTAGAACCGGAACACGACCAAGCCTGAGTCAAAAATGTAGCAAGAGCTGTCCGTGATGTATACCGCAGAAACTCGCGCCGTATCATGATAGTATCCTCTCTGTCCTGAATGTGATATCTGCTGCTGAAACATGGAACACTCTCCGCACAGAAAAGCGACCGGAACAGATAATCCGTGAGCCGCCATACTCATATTGTATACTATCCGGTACCCTGCAATCAAGACAAAAACACCTAGGCCGCCGTTTAAGGTAAAAATTCACTCGCTGCCGGGAACATAGCCCACTCATAATTGTATAATATTGAAACTTTTTTTTATTCATAGTGTTTAAATTTAATAGTAAGCAGTTTGTCATTTTATGACGGTTTTATGACAAAACGCCGGGCAATGAACAATAATACATCAGTTATATATTGATTATTAACAATATGATAGTGTTTATTCTCCGAAATATCTATTTTGGCCTATTTTTTGCGAGTATTTACAGCAGTTTTTTATAAACTCTCTTTCCGCAGACCACTCCGAATTTTGTCAGGATAATGTTTCACTGTAAAGGCAGATCTTATGAAGCATAAAAACGACAGCATAGTCTATAATAATCTTGTTAATATGGTATTGGTTACCATTATTCCTATTGTCATTCTGGGGTATTTCTGGATTTCACAGGAATACACCTTATTCAAAAAAGAATCCGAAAACCTGCGGAAAACTTATACCGAAACACAGAAACTGATGATCAAGAACGAAGTGGACAAGGTTTTAGATTATATCACCTACATGAGGTCCCAGACTGAAAACAGGCTGAAACAAACCATCAGGGAACGGGTTCTCGAAGCACACATCATTGCCGAGCATATTTATAATGAGAATGCCGGGAAAAAAACGAACGCAGAAATCGAGAAAATGATCAAAGATGCACTCCGCGATATACGATTCAATAACGGGAGGGGATATTACTTTGCCACATCGATGAACGGAATCGAAGTGCTGTTTGCCGACAGACCGGAAATGGAAGGCAGAAACCTGCTCGATATGAAGGACACTCAAGGCAACTATATTATCCGCGACATGATAGGAATAATTAAAGCAAGAGGTGAAGGATTCTATCAGTATACTTGGACAAAACCGAACAAAAAAGGCAACGATTTCCCTAAAATCGCCTTTATAAAATATTTCGAACCCCTCAACTTTTTTATCGGAACCGGGGAATATCTCGACGATGTGGAGAACGACATACAAAAAGAAATTCTACAGCGGGTTTCAAAAATACGATTCGGGAATAACGGATACTTTTTTATCGCCTCTTTCGATGGCATCACTCTGGCGAATGACATGCAGAAAGAACTCATCGGAGTAGCATTGCCGGATACCATAGATATAACCAGAATCAAAATCATCCAGGAGCAGCGGAATGCAGCGATGAAACCCAGTGGCGATTATATTCATTATGTATGGAACAAACCGGCCACCGGCACACTCTCTCCGAAAATTTCATTTATCAAGGGAATACCTGACTGGGAATGGATGATCGGCACCGGTGTTTATGTTGACGATATAGATAAGGTAATAGCAGAACAGCGATCCGAGCTGCTGGCCAGGATTAAAAACGATGTCGATAAAATACTCTTTATCA
This sequence is a window from bacterium. Protein-coding genes within it:
- a CDS encoding VOC family protein; translation: MMATRFNMVGLFVNDLRKMVAFYRDVLGLEIEWDGKGPYAEFNHEGIRFAMYERRMLPELLGQTPSYTTGLNGTFELAIMLPLSGDVDNEFRRITGAGATPVYGPRDEPWGMRSSMVADPEGNLIEIGSLNTRAGNA
- a CDS encoding porin family protein, coding for MKKVLVPVLVMMVTCFCAGSALALPGLSMEVGVNVPMPSGDFGDVFKTGIGGSANAFVGLPMMPLKFGGHVGYNRFPYKNIDDENFSIIEVVPSARYQMGLPLVGYAFVQAGVGLFRLSSSISGVDSENKLGFNVGAGAALTLLPSLNIFAMPSYTWIDNEDTSTTYITLTVGLSF
- a CDS encoding DUF2961 domain-containing protein; amino-acid sequence: MNLGNLARLSKARTRSISPENLTGEKGKAGMAKVGDGTASNAARDLGQGWKVNPYIHIKPSETFTLGEIQGPGAIQQIWMTPAGTWRYMILRFYWDGEKEPSVECPVGDFFACGWGKYAQVSSLPICVNPGSAFNCYWEMPFRKSAKITMENIGENQCTLYYQINYTLTDVPQDAAYFHAQFRRTNPLPYKDVYTIVDSIKGWGQYVGTYMCWSVNNDGWWGEGEIKFFMDGDTAFPTICGTGTEDYFCGSYCFIAKDQNGKDNYREFTTPYTGMPQVIRPDGLYVANTRFGLYRWHIMDPVRFEKDLKVTIQALGWRSGGRYLPLQDDISSVAFWYQTEPHNPFPKLPDKDYLEIQ
- a CDS encoding glycosyltransferase family 39 protein — encoded protein: MKRRKSKAVHTVHPSRNATVAPSELPGGADRSIFPVVFVAGAYTVVMLVLSLTYHRIGGYEVETDFYADFAFNTKKLLAGDISLDNFGFKGPLYYILLALFRLMFGEYFRAGLILNVLAAGGSIWVMLLVMRRLFGTREAVLTTIFTISTFAFLLYTFSVGTDMVSVLFSFLAVYFLLARERSTASLVLAGLFACLAYLTRNNTVFLYPAGLLSIILMDFRGKGIKTTGKNAGLFMGSSILFGLPWYIPNWILKGTPIDRSGLYVLKLQYTHIPKEQLETVNSFTGLIRLDPLFFFKNTGINAYTYFIQDIRELIGLPFGILIIAGAAVLVVLLIKKRLCFTGAQWAFFSFPLFHFAALALIHYNIRFAFFRIPFYAILLFVPLMYLIKRADKRQGRFRKSSVLFAVALVLVILKFYQGYLDIKTHYSVVHDPVEIFGAARIVKAYNFDSSCGIIARRPHLCYYSGLRFIMFPTNLEYFEDLFEFAYNEKARFFWVDDLVVRTCPTIKFMVEKIQKYPGYTPVFACPYGVLYLIDNVN
- a CDS encoding M28 family metallopeptidase, whose protein sequence is MIRREFLRYTSRTALATFLTQAWSCSGSKNTRRLVDTPEKRAQYLKNMLGRLCTDIGPHTTGTPEMERAATIIRDELKAGIPLTDFDRYTFEKWELVGKPEFFVGETSLEAVPRHGCAGTSPEGIYGIIRRTEAGGYVIADEVSGKIIATIAVSPYGRAIPGFASVGSLTGFGIGKQDIPVLDSAAADKTPVRAVAQVRFVPGMPGCNVAATIPGTSSDEILFLAHADTVYTSPGANDNTASALVMIMMAHAFSGTKPKHTLTFVATDGEEYGLLGARHYAERRRQEGTLGNIKFITNFDSLTYGPNLWVTSLDSELREMLRTINEDLKINGTPRFSDEDGYILDNAPFRDSGARAVNMNSRGYDDLTLPVYHRPEDTAETVHEDCVENSFLVFTEYIRRLEAMKG
- a CDS encoding cache domain-containing protein, encoding MKHKNDSIVYNNLVNMVLVTIIPIVILGYFWISQEYTLFKKESENLRKTYTETQKLMIKNEVDKVLDYITYMRSQTENRLKQTIRERVLEAHIIAEHIYNENAGKKTNAEIEKMIKDALRDIRFNNGRGYYFATSMNGIEVLFADRPEMEGRNLLDMKDTQGNYIIRDMIGIIKARGEGFYQYTWTKPNKKGNDFPKIAFIKYFEPLNFFIGTGEYLDDVENDIQKEILQRVSKIRFGNNGYFFIASFDGITLANDMQKELIGVALPDTIDITRIKIIQEQRNAAMKPSGDYIHYVWNKPATGTLSPKISFIKGIPDWEWMIGTGVYVDDIDKVIAEQRSELLARIKNDVDKILFIIVLLIVVIYGISKISSVTIRNNFDIFFTFFSTAATKSIEIEEDKFNFREFKQLARSANHMIGQRIKAENDLRESEEKFRTLISNISDVIVIMDKNFIIQYKSPNIFVHFGWTPEELVGTDGLRVIHPNDTEYVKQQFSELLHQPELTKTMQFRYLCKDRSYKYIELTAVNLMDNPHVKGILGNYRDITDRRKAEIDLRESEERLKKTQIAAKLGNWEYDIETNTFLGSEEAMRIFGLQPADEYIPLQAMKANIPNEPDVYKALENLIKENKVYDLQYEAYRKDDGRTVIVHSLAELVRDENGVPIKVTGFIQDITERKLLEEQL